One stretch of Chryseobacterium fluminis DNA includes these proteins:
- a CDS encoding IS3 family transposase (programmed frameshift) translates to MATPKKKPTEKFVKDIRQNTRRIFTAEQKILIVMEGLRAETSVAELCRNHNIAQSQFYAWNKEFMEAGKKRLNGDVAREATSDEVSDLKKENARLKEIVADLVVRYDIVKKSRQAGLIDKYRKYMRLSAAEKYEIIQTVTTSELGVKRTLESFGIARSSFYKWYQSYLENGYDGLETTKRTNHRQWNSIPERQKDLVVEIALEHTELSARELAYKITDEQSVFISESSVYRILKQRDLIPAPNHFLLSAANEFKDKTEFVHQMWQTDFTYFKIIGWGWYYLSTILDDYSRYIIHWELCDSMKAEDVKRTVDTAIKKAKLKTKAKPKLLSDNGSCYVSNELKSYLKDDLRMKQVHGKPMHPQTQGKIERYHRTMKNVVKLNHFYHPEELIQALEKFVENYNNKRYHESINNLTPADVYFGRSEQILEKRKQTKAESIRKRRQIYNQQKLVSL, encoded by the exons ATGGCAACACCGAAAAAGAAACCGACCGAGAAATTCGTAAAAGATATTCGGCAGAACACCCGCAGAATATTCACTGCAGAGCAAAAGATTTTAATCGTGATGGAAGGTCTTCGAGCGGAGACTTCCGTAGCCGAACTTTGCAGGAACCATAATATTGCACAGTCGCAGTTTTATGCCTGGAACAAGGAGTTTATGGAAGCAGGAAAGAAGCGCTTAAATGGAGATGTCGCTCGCGAGGCTACGAGTGATGAAGTATCAGATCTGAAGAAGGAAAATGCACGTTTGAAAGAGATCGTAGCTGATCTGGTCGTTCGCTATGACATTGTAAAAAAAAGT AGACAGGCTGGATTAATCGATAAATACAGGAAATATATGAGATTATCGGCAGCTGAGAAATACGAGATCATTCAAACGGTAACCACAAGTGAACTCGGCGTGAAACGAACCTTGGAAAGTTTTGGAATTGCTAGAAGCAGCTTTTACAAATGGTATCAAAGCTACTTGGAAAACGGCTATGATGGCTTGGAAACTACGAAAAGAACAAACCATAGGCAATGGAACAGCATTCCTGAAAGACAGAAAGATCTGGTAGTAGAGATCGCTTTGGAACACACCGAATTATCTGCAAGGGAACTGGCCTACAAAATTACCGATGAGCAAAGTGTTTTTATTTCAGAATCTAGTGTTTACCGGATTTTGAAGCAAAGAGACTTAATCCCGGCACCGAATCATTTTCTTCTTTCGGCAGCAAATGAGTTCAAAGACAAAACGGAATTTGTGCATCAAATGTGGCAGACAGATTTTACTTATTTCAAGATCATAGGCTGGGGATGGTACTATCTGAGCACGATCTTGGACGATTACAGCCGCTACATCATTCACTGGGAGCTATGCGACTCAATGAAAGCCGAAGATGTGAAACGAACGGTGGACACAGCCATTAAAAAAGCAAAATTAAAGACCAAAGCCAAACCGAAACTGCTCTCGGACAACGGTTCCTGCTACGTCTCCAATGAGTTGAAAAGCTATCTGAAAGACGATTTAAGGATGAAACAGGTTCACGGAAAACCAATGCATCCGCAGACCCAGGGCAAGATTGAACGTTATCACAGAACGATGAAAAATGTAGTGAAACTAAATCATTTTTATCATCCCGAGGAACTCATCCAGGCACTGGAGAAGTTTGTAGAAAACTACAATAACAAGCGCTATCACGAGTCGATAAATAACCTCACTCCAGCAGATGTGTACTTCGGAAGATCAGAACAGATTTTGGAAAAAAGAAAGCAAACAAAAGCGGAATCCATCCGAAAAAGAAGACAAATATATAACCAACAAAAATTAGTAAGTTTATAA
- a CDS encoding transposase has protein sequence MKSFSVRKTIINHYSDILNFFDIRSTNASAESFNAKIKTSDYSFGSKRQSVFPVQTRSTFCIVPSFVHDP, from the coding sequence ATCAAATCATTCTCCGTAAGGAAAACAATAATAAATCATTACAGCGATATCTTAAATTTTTTCGACATAAGAAGTACCAACGCTTCAGCAGAATCTTTTAATGCTAAAATCAAAACTTCAGATTACAGCTTCGGGAGTAAAAGACAAAGCGTTTTTCCTGTCCAGACTCGCTCAACTTTTTGCATAGTCCCCAGCTTTGTTCATGATCCATGA
- a CDS encoding DUF3883 domain-containing protein: MLKDLRKYNNLGSPLYFYELLNLVKNQELKENDILDFFYNRSIEGRTIFDGCIHLAFTIKLLYLDDGKNICLSEAIKHSLNSIRQMSDKFNEILLLALKEDEDLLNIFSSKHLAYDVIYNSIQIRNNAFGFKFSNFKQLLIDFEIIYSHPTPEIKNYIINSRYKKLFDKSILPEIKKRKIGIEELNISIRQQQINGEEAEMFVVAFETKRLNNTKDVNWVAEYVANEGFDIISYNSEEDEQHNRFIEVKSYQGEIPYFFWSRNEFSVAKQKKELYWLYLVNRDKINNANYIPQMIQNPSKNILDNDTWIKEVDKYKIYKLPKNYN, translated from the coding sequence ATGCTAAAAGATCTTAGAAAATATAATAATCTTGGCTCGCCACTGTATTTCTATGAACTTTTAAATCTTGTGAAAAATCAAGAGTTAAAAGAAAATGATATTTTGGATTTCTTCTATAATAGGTCAATAGAAGGTAGAACAATTTTTGATGGATGTATTCATTTAGCTTTTACAATAAAATTACTTTATTTAGATGATGGCAAGAATATATGTTTGTCTGAAGCGATAAAGCATTCACTAAACAGTATTCGACAGATGTCAGATAAGTTCAATGAAATCCTTCTTTTAGCTTTAAAAGAGGATGAGGATTTATTGAATATTTTCTCATCAAAACACTTGGCGTATGATGTTATCTATAACTCAATTCAAATAAGAAATAACGCTTTTGGATTTAAGTTCTCTAATTTTAAACAGCTATTGATTGATTTTGAGATTATATACTCACACCCCACTCCTGAGATCAAAAATTATATTATAAATAGCAGATATAAAAAGTTATTCGACAAGTCAATTCTTCCTGAAATAAAGAAAAGAAAGATAGGAATAGAAGAATTAAATATATCTATACGACAACAACAAATCAACGGCGAAGAAGCTGAGATGTTTGTAGTAGCATTTGAAACAAAGAGATTAAATAATACAAAAGATGTAAATTGGGTCGCTGAGTATGTAGCAAATGAAGGGTTTGACATTATTTCATATAATTCTGAAGAGGATGAGCAACATAACAGATTCATTGAGGTCAAATCGTATCAAGGAGAAATTCCGTATTTCTTTTGGTCTAGAAATGAATTTTCGGTAGCAAAACAAAAAAAAGAATTATACTGGTTATATCTCGTTAATCGTGATAAAATTAACAATGCAAACTATATTCCACAAATGATTCAGAATCCTTCTAAAAACATTCTCGATAATGATACTTGGATCAAAGAAGTTGATAAATATAAAATATATAAGCTGCCCAAAAACTATAATTAA
- a CDS encoding PIN domain-containing protein, with protein sequence MIYIALDTNTWIYLANGTEPARLLHQIRQQVITSEIAVLLPTIVKDEWDKHKNGTVKKESLKSFNNSLKEIEKTLKHLGDKDNALRFLLGDKSDKEELKELINKFKERKNEIENVIEENIQIIDEIFRTKAIVINIADHIYVKAGKFALEKKAPFGMKNSYADALIVFSFLDYIKSHLIENSMFISYNTKDFCENDDKKSLHSDLVQEFTDSNSHFYKTLSEGFNKIKEDFISKEELNLIEYLQKDYEPYYCEVCNEMHNRLNHVSYHKHDLIDERIFTENDESQLKLEFDFEEEKVHQHSYNKTYSSIEVGSCDWCNTEHFICVKCGTQNAVWEHEYDDKKECEGCGLSYKIEPYDYYEGSQPSYIIPKETITCEKCGNEFNKEDMIENLCMKCEDEYSYDN encoded by the coding sequence ATGATATACATTGCACTTGATACCAATACTTGGATTTATTTAGCGAATGGAACAGAACCTGCACGTTTACTCCATCAAATTAGACAACAAGTAATTACTTCTGAAATTGCCGTCTTGTTACCTACAATCGTAAAGGATGAATGGGATAAACATAAAAATGGAACTGTAAAAAAAGAATCTTTGAAGAGTTTCAACAACTCACTGAAAGAAATCGAAAAGACTTTAAAACACTTAGGAGATAAAGATAATGCCCTGAGATTTTTACTTGGAGACAAGTCAGATAAGGAAGAACTTAAAGAGTTGATCAATAAATTTAAAGAGAGAAAAAATGAAATTGAAAATGTTATTGAAGAAAACATTCAAATTATAGATGAAATTTTTAGGACTAAAGCAATTGTAATCAATATCGCAGACCACATATATGTAAAAGCCGGAAAATTTGCACTTGAAAAAAAAGCACCTTTCGGAATGAAAAATAGTTACGCCGATGCATTAATTGTTTTTAGCTTTTTGGATTACATCAAATCTCATTTAATAGAAAACAGTATGTTTATCTCTTATAATACTAAAGATTTTTGTGAAAACGATGATAAGAAGTCCTTACACTCAGACTTAGTGCAAGAATTTACAGATTCAAATTCTCATTTTTACAAAACTTTAAGTGAAGGATTTAACAAGATTAAAGAGGATTTCATATCCAAGGAAGAATTAAATCTTATAGAATATTTACAAAAAGATTACGAACCGTATTATTGTGAAGTCTGTAATGAAATGCACAACAGATTAAATCACGTTTCCTATCATAAGCATGATCTTATAGACGAAAGAATTTTTACCGAAAACGACGAATCTCAGCTAAAACTTGAATTTGATTTTGAAGAAGAAAAAGTTCACCAGCATTCGTATAACAAAACATACAGTTCTATCGAAGTAGGGTCATGCGATTGGTGCAATACTGAACACTTTATCTGCGTCAAATGCGGTACACAAAATGCAGTATGGGAACATGAATATGATGATAAAAAAGAATGTGAAGGTTGCGGGTTAAGCTATAAAATAGAACCTTATGATTATTACGAAGGAAGTCAGCCAAGCTATATAATTCCAAAAGAAACCATTACATGCGAAAAATGTGGAAATGAATTTAACAAAGAAGATATGATTGAAAACCTCTGTATGAAATGTGAAGATGAATATTCATACGATAACTAA
- a CDS encoding DEAD/DEAH box helicase produces the protein MINVLIDIINDTDVPHFKIEGDTELLSKNKRLILSLKRLKYFIKDNAFFIPFREENQIAILQELKDIFTKFGIQQDLSESATDEVSNYEREIKLFEIFSEKARSIRNNEFDNYPDLIQDFDQFQSIVGSELKRTLYDLQLLSSFHLAFAQNACNFAVPGAGKTSIVYGAYAYLKNLPHDHPKHVDKLMVIGPLSSFAPWENEYIDCFGRTTTFQRLSGDINISKKEKVEHLYSANPCEVTLIYHGGVSFLQKEITDFLKNNKTMIVVDEAHRIKNHEGVWGTSVTEVSKEAVARVILTGTPIPNGYQDIFNLYKFLYPFKYKEILQFHYQNLVDLTRNASPDSERVQHLKDNISPFFIRIKKDDLKLPPVKESVINIPMDDIQREIYDFIENQYIDEFRKNPSADVKDILNRAKLIRLRQASTNPSLLSKTLKDSLQIGEEKWDTDPNYKFLEYSEEFLDDSDFFSKILKYSELQTPSKFIAILDIIKEKILPTKGKVIIWTIFIQNAKELQKYLENNCINSNLLIGEISQAEREITISKFNDPNNSEFSVVIANPFSVAESISLHKGCHNAIYLERDYNASNFIQSKDRIHRVGLPENIETNYYYVVSENSIDEIINYRLRQKVERMEQIINDDIPLFSRINDTDETDLIKDLIASYAKRS, from the coding sequence ATGATAAATGTTTTAATTGATATTATAAACGATACAGACGTTCCTCATTTTAAAATAGAAGGAGATACTGAACTATTATCTAAAAACAAACGGTTGATATTATCTCTTAAAAGACTTAAATACTTTATAAAGGATAATGCTTTTTTTATTCCATTTAGAGAAGAGAACCAGATCGCAATTTTGCAGGAATTAAAAGATATTTTTACAAAATTTGGGATACAACAAGATCTTTCTGAGTCAGCTACTGATGAAGTATCAAATTATGAAAGGGAGATCAAACTATTCGAGATATTCTCAGAAAAGGCTAGATCGATAAGGAACAATGAATTTGATAATTATCCTGATCTTATCCAAGATTTCGATCAATTCCAATCTATAGTAGGGTCGGAATTGAAAAGAACTTTATACGACCTACAATTACTTTCATCGTTCCATTTAGCATTTGCTCAAAACGCTTGTAATTTTGCAGTTCCCGGAGCAGGAAAGACATCTATCGTATATGGTGCATATGCTTATTTAAAAAATCTTCCACATGACCATCCAAAACACGTTGATAAATTAATGGTCATCGGTCCACTATCTTCATTTGCACCTTGGGAGAATGAATATATTGATTGTTTTGGAAGAACGACAACTTTCCAAAGACTTTCGGGAGATATAAATATAAGCAAAAAGGAAAAGGTCGAACATCTGTATTCAGCCAATCCTTGCGAAGTAACCCTGATTTATCATGGAGGAGTATCTTTTTTGCAAAAGGAGATTACAGATTTCTTGAAAAATAATAAGACAATGATCGTTGTCGATGAGGCGCATAGAATAAAGAATCATGAAGGGGTTTGGGGAACAAGTGTTACCGAAGTTTCTAAAGAAGCTGTTGCAAGAGTTATCTTAACAGGAACTCCAATACCTAATGGCTATCAAGACATATTCAATCTATATAAATTTCTTTATCCTTTCAAGTATAAAGAAATATTGCAATTTCACTACCAAAATTTAGTAGATCTAACAAGAAATGCTTCGCCAGATAGTGAAAGAGTTCAACATTTAAAAGATAATATTTCTCCTTTTTTCATAAGAATTAAAAAGGATGACCTAAAATTACCTCCTGTTAAGGAATCAGTTATTAATATACCAATGGACGATATACAACGTGAGATCTATGATTTCATCGAGAATCAATATATTGATGAATTTAGGAAGAACCCATCTGCAGATGTCAAGGATATTTTAAACAGGGCAAAATTGATACGGCTAAGACAAGCTTCTACGAATCCTTCCTTATTGTCAAAAACATTAAAGGATTCCCTACAGATTGGAGAGGAAAAATGGGATACAGACCCTAATTATAAATTTTTAGAATATAGTGAAGAGTTTCTAGATGATTCAGATTTTTTCAGTAAGATATTAAAATATTCAGAATTACAAACACCAAGTAAATTCATTGCAATCTTAGACATTATAAAAGAAAAGATTCTTCCGACGAAGGGAAAGGTTATCATCTGGACTATATTCATTCAAAATGCAAAAGAACTGCAAAAATATTTAGAGAATAATTGTATAAATAGTAATTTATTGATTGGAGAAATATCTCAGGCGGAAAGAGAAATCACTATCTCTAAGTTCAATGACCCCAATAATTCAGAATTTTCTGTGGTTATTGCAAATCCCTTCTCTGTTGCTGAATCTATATCCTTGCATAAAGGATGTCATAATGCAATCTACTTAGAAAGAGATTATAATGCATCGAATTTCATTCAATCAAAAGATAGAATACATCGGGTCGGTCTTCCTGAAAATATTGAAACAAATTATTATTATGTTGTTTCAGAGAACTCTATAGATGAGATAATCAATTATCGACTGAGACAAAAAGTTGAAAGAATGGAACAAATAATTAATGATGATATTCCTCTATTCAGTAGAATCAATGATACTGACGAAACCGACTTAATCAAAGATTTGATTGCCAGTTATGCTAAAAGATCTTAG